Proteins from one Penaeus monodon isolate SGIC_2016 chromosome 39, NSTDA_Pmon_1, whole genome shotgun sequence genomic window:
- the LOC119597318 gene encoding exoskeleton protein RP43-like isoform X5, whose product MAPSMSFRRVKVVVLRLALVVLAPDGVEAGVGSQSGLCALYGGRCLPSDAWVCHALGGPAACADGGDVCCDECPFKTRSQCLENNGVCKSSCAPDEQALQGGCRGDGCICCASCRIRPRCQARGGSCVKGVTDCPSGLVDSTGCEGDQCMCCLPAHGTTTQSPPTCSGVKEINSTYGVISMGSEVNPYENNLDCAWRIEVRPGHQLTLVWLRINIEGEIECGFDFVELEVEGGSGESSKFCGFEIPSPPTTTHTTPVVVRFHSDSSVTGTGFVLLHYVTPTGREPTTPPPHPPSPPPPPSPPTPPPPPPLFCNGSYEMSGLSGNIRATYLHAYENNMDCEWRVTTPENSLVHFHFESFDLEDSPRCDFDYLELEDLSVPGLILTGGRLCGSEVPDDITSFGNEVVVRFHSDSSVMGLGFVLHFDAVFAPPPPPPLVCNGTYEMNSLFGYIRPTYNGSYENNMDCEWRVTTPETSLVRFHFESFDLENSTGCVFDYLELEDLSMPGFMLTG is encoded by the exons ATGGCCCCGAGCATGTCCTTTAGGCGTGTGAAGGTCGTTGTTCTTCGCCTTGCGTTGGTCGTCCTCGCTCCTGATGGGGTCGAAGCCGGAGTGGG ctcccagaGCGGGCTGTGTGCCCTCTACGGCGGCCGCTGCCTCCCCTCGGACGCCTGGGTCTGCCACGCCCTCGGGGGACCGGCGGCGTGTGCTGACGGAGGCGACGTTTGCTGTGATG AATGTCCCTTCAAGACGCGCTCTCAATGCTTGGAAAACAACGGCGTCTGCAAATCGAGCTGCGCCCCCGACGAGCAAGCGTTGCAAGGCGGCTGCAGGGGAGACGGTTGCATCTGCTGCGCCTCCTGCAGGATCAGGCCGAGGTGCCAGGCGAGGGGCGGGTCCTGCGTCAAGGGCGTGACGGATTGTCCTTCGGGATTGGTCGACAGCACCGGCTGCGAGGGAGACCAGTGCATGTGCTGCCTGCCGGCTC ATGGAACCACCACGCAGTCGCCTCCAACCTGTAGTGGGGTAAAAG AAATCAACTCAACCTACGGGGTCATTAGCATGGGGTCAGAGGTCAACCCATACGAGAACAACCTGGACTGCGCGTGGCGAATCGAGGTCAGGCCGGGTCATCAGCTGACCTTGGTGTGGCTGAGGATCAACATCGAGGGCGAGATTGAGTGTGGTTTCGATTTTGTCGAGTTGGAGGTTGAAGGAGGAAGCGGAGagag cTCGAAATTCTGCGGATTCGAGATTCCTTCGCCTCCAACGACCACGCACACGACCCCCGTAGTCGTTCGTTTCCACTCCGATTCCTCTGTGACTGGCACTGGCTTCGTCTTGCTTCATTACGTGACACCGACGGGACGAG aacCGACGacgccccctccccatcccccttcccctcctcctcctccttccccacccactccccctccccctcccccgctcttcTGCAATGGATCATACG AGATGAGCGGTCTCTCGGGGAACATCAGAGCCACGTACCTCCACGCCTACGAGAACAACATGGACTGCGAGTGGAGGGTGACGACGCCGGAGAATTCCCTCGTCCACTTCCACTTCGAGAGCTTCGACCTCGAGGACTCCCCACGCTGCGACTTCGATTACCTGGAGCTGGAGGACCTGTCGGTGCCTGGTCTAATTCTGACGGG AGGTCGTCTGTGCGGCAGCGAAGTCCCAGACGACATCACGTCTTTCGGCAACGAGGTCGTCGTCAGATTCCACTCCGATTCTTCCGTCATGGGCCTCGGTTTCGTCCTCCACTTCGACGCTGTGTtcgccccgcctccccctcccccactcgtcTGCAATGGAACATATG AGATGAACAGCCTCTTCGGCTACATCAGGCCGACCTACAACGGCAGCTACGAGAACAACATGGACTGCGAGTGGAGGGTGACGACGCCGGAGACTTCCCTGGTCCGCTTCCACTTCGAGAGCTTCGACCTGGAGAATTCCACAGGTTGCGTCTTCGATTACCTGGAGTTGGAGGACCTGTCGATGCCCGGTTTTATGCTGACGGGGTGA
- the LOC119597318 gene encoding exoskeleton protein RP43-like isoform X1, which produces MAASMSLRRVKVVVFAFALVVLAPDGVEAGVAARSGLCALYGGRCLPSDAWVCHALGGPAACADGGDVCCDECPFKTRSQCLENNGVCKSSCAPDEQALQGGCRGDGCICCASCRIRPRCQARGGSCVKGVTDCPSGLVDSTGCEGDQCMCCLPAHGTTTQSPPTCSGVKEINSTYGVISMGSEVNPYENNLDCAWRIEVRPGHQLTLVWLRINIEGEIECGFDFVELEVEGGSGESSKFCGFEIPSPPTTTHTTPVVVRFHSDSSVTGTGFVLLHYVTPTGREPTTPPPHPPSPPPPPSPPTPPPPPPLFCNGSYEMSGLSGNIRATYLHAYENNMDCEWRVTTPENSLVHFHFESFDLEDSPRCDFDYLELEDLSVPGLILTGGRLCGSEVPDDITSFGNEVVVRFHSDSSVMGLGFVLHFDAVFAPPPPPPLVCNGTYAEMNSLFGYIRPTYNGSYENNMDCEWRVTTPETSLVRFHFESFDLENSTGCVFDYLELEDLSMPGFMLTG; this is translated from the exons aGCGGGCTGTGTGCCCTCTACGGCGGCCGCTGCCTCCCCTCGGACGCCTGGGTCTGCCACGCCCTCGGGGGACCGGCGGCGTGTGCTGACGGAGGCGACGTTTGCTGTGATG AATGTCCCTTCAAGACGCGCTCTCAATGCTTGGAAAACAACGGCGTCTGCAAATCGAGCTGCGCCCCCGACGAGCAAGCGTTGCAAGGCGGCTGCAGGGGAGACGGTTGCATCTGCTGCGCCTCCTGCAGGATCAGGCCGAGGTGCCAGGCGAGGGGCGGGTCCTGCGTCAAGGGCGTGACGGATTGTCCTTCGGGATTGGTCGACAGCACCGGCTGCGAGGGAGACCAGTGCATGTGCTGCCTGCCGGCTC ATGGAACCACCACGCAGTCGCCTCCAACCTGTAGTGGGGTAAAAG AAATCAACTCAACCTACGGGGTCATTAGCATGGGGTCAGAGGTCAACCCATACGAGAACAACCTGGACTGCGCGTGGCGAATCGAGGTCAGGCCGGGTCATCAGCTGACCTTGGTGTGGCTGAGGATCAACATCGAGGGCGAGATTGAGTGTGGTTTCGATTTTGTCGAGTTGGAGGTTGAAGGAGGAAGCGGAGagag cTCGAAATTCTGCGGATTCGAGATTCCTTCGCCTCCAACGACCACGCACACGACCCCCGTAGTCGTTCGTTTCCACTCCGATTCCTCTGTGACTGGCACTGGCTTCGTCTTGCTTCATTACGTGACACCGACGGGACGAG aacCGACGacgccccctccccatcccccttcccctcctcctcctccttccccacccactccccctccccctcccccgctcttcTGCAATGGATCATACG AGATGAGCGGTCTCTCGGGGAACATCAGAGCCACGTACCTCCACGCCTACGAGAACAACATGGACTGCGAGTGGAGGGTGACGACGCCGGAGAATTCCCTCGTCCACTTCCACTTCGAGAGCTTCGACCTCGAGGACTCCCCACGCTGCGACTTCGATTACCTGGAGCTGGAGGACCTGTCGGTGCCTGGTCTAATTCTGACGGG AGGTCGTCTGTGCGGCAGCGAAGTCCCAGACGACATCACGTCTTTCGGCAACGAGGTCGTCGTCAGATTCCACTCCGATTCTTCCGTCATGGGCCTCGGTTTCGTCCTCCACTTCGACGCTGTGTtcgccccgcctccccctcccccactcgtcTGCAATGGAACATATG CAGAGATGAACAGCCTCTTCGGCTACATCAGGCCGACCTACAACGGCAGCTACGAGAACAACATGGACTGCGAGTGGAGGGTGACGACGCCGGAGACTTCCCTGGTCCGCTTCCACTTCGAGAGCTTCGACCTGGAGAATTCCACAGGTTGCGTCTTCGATTACCTGGAGTTGGAGGACCTGTCGATGCCCGGTTTTATGCTGACGGGGTGA
- the LOC119597318 gene encoding exoskeleton protein RP43-like isoform X2 — protein sequence MAASMSLRRVKVVVFAFALVVLAPDGVEAGVAARSGLCALYGGRCLPSDAWVCHALGGPAACADGGDVCCDECPFKTRSQCLENNGVCKSSCAPDEQALQGGCRGDGCICCASCRIRPRCQARGGSCVKGVTDCPSGLVDSTGCEGDQCMCCLPAHGTTTQSPPTCSGVKEINSTYGVISMGSEVNPYENNLDCAWRIEVRPGHQLTLVWLRINIEGEIECGFDFVELEVEGGSGESSKFCGFEIPSPPTTTHTTPVVVRFHSDSSVTGTGFVLLHYVTPTGREPTTPPPHPPSPPPPPSPPTPPPPPPLFCNGSYEMSGLSGNIRATYLHAYENNMDCEWRVTTPENSLVHFHFESFDLEDSPRCDFDYLELEDLSVPGLILTGGRLCGSEVPDDITSFGNEVVVRFHSDSSVMGLGFVLHFDAVFAPPPPPPLVCNGTYEMNSLFGYIRPTYNGSYENNMDCEWRVTTPETSLVRFHFESFDLENSTGCVFDYLELEDLSMPGFMLTG from the exons aGCGGGCTGTGTGCCCTCTACGGCGGCCGCTGCCTCCCCTCGGACGCCTGGGTCTGCCACGCCCTCGGGGGACCGGCGGCGTGTGCTGACGGAGGCGACGTTTGCTGTGATG AATGTCCCTTCAAGACGCGCTCTCAATGCTTGGAAAACAACGGCGTCTGCAAATCGAGCTGCGCCCCCGACGAGCAAGCGTTGCAAGGCGGCTGCAGGGGAGACGGTTGCATCTGCTGCGCCTCCTGCAGGATCAGGCCGAGGTGCCAGGCGAGGGGCGGGTCCTGCGTCAAGGGCGTGACGGATTGTCCTTCGGGATTGGTCGACAGCACCGGCTGCGAGGGAGACCAGTGCATGTGCTGCCTGCCGGCTC ATGGAACCACCACGCAGTCGCCTCCAACCTGTAGTGGGGTAAAAG AAATCAACTCAACCTACGGGGTCATTAGCATGGGGTCAGAGGTCAACCCATACGAGAACAACCTGGACTGCGCGTGGCGAATCGAGGTCAGGCCGGGTCATCAGCTGACCTTGGTGTGGCTGAGGATCAACATCGAGGGCGAGATTGAGTGTGGTTTCGATTTTGTCGAGTTGGAGGTTGAAGGAGGAAGCGGAGagag cTCGAAATTCTGCGGATTCGAGATTCCTTCGCCTCCAACGACCACGCACACGACCCCCGTAGTCGTTCGTTTCCACTCCGATTCCTCTGTGACTGGCACTGGCTTCGTCTTGCTTCATTACGTGACACCGACGGGACGAG aacCGACGacgccccctccccatcccccttcccctcctcctcctccttccccacccactccccctccccctcccccgctcttcTGCAATGGATCATACG AGATGAGCGGTCTCTCGGGGAACATCAGAGCCACGTACCTCCACGCCTACGAGAACAACATGGACTGCGAGTGGAGGGTGACGACGCCGGAGAATTCCCTCGTCCACTTCCACTTCGAGAGCTTCGACCTCGAGGACTCCCCACGCTGCGACTTCGATTACCTGGAGCTGGAGGACCTGTCGGTGCCTGGTCTAATTCTGACGGG AGGTCGTCTGTGCGGCAGCGAAGTCCCAGACGACATCACGTCTTTCGGCAACGAGGTCGTCGTCAGATTCCACTCCGATTCTTCCGTCATGGGCCTCGGTTTCGTCCTCCACTTCGACGCTGTGTtcgccccgcctccccctcccccactcgtcTGCAATGGAACATATG AGATGAACAGCCTCTTCGGCTACATCAGGCCGACCTACAACGGCAGCTACGAGAACAACATGGACTGCGAGTGGAGGGTGACGACGCCGGAGACTTCCCTGGTCCGCTTCCACTTCGAGAGCTTCGACCTGGAGAATTCCACAGGTTGCGTCTTCGATTACCTGGAGTTGGAGGACCTGTCGATGCCCGGTTTTATGCTGACGGGGTGA
- the LOC119597318 gene encoding exoskeleton protein RP43-like isoform X3: MGSKPEWGARSGLCALYGGRCLPSDAWVCHALGGPAACADGGDVCCDECPFKTRSQCLENNGVCKSSCAPDEQALQGGCRGDGCICCASCRIRPRCQARGGSCVKGVTDCPSGLVDSTGCEGDQCMCCLPAHGTTTQSPPTCSGVKEINSTYGVISMGSEVNPYENNLDCAWRIEVRPGHQLTLVWLRINIEGEIECGFDFVELEVEGGSGESSKFCGFEIPSPPTTTHTTPVVVRFHSDSSVTGTGFVLLHYVTPTGREPTTPPPHPPSPPPPPSPPTPPPPPPLFCNGSYEMSGLSGNIRATYLHAYENNMDCEWRVTTPENSLVHFHFESFDLEDSPRCDFDYLELEDLSVPGLILTGGRLCGSEVPDDITSFGNEVVVRFHSDSSVMGLGFVLHFDAVFAPPPPPPLVCNGTYAEMNSLFGYIRPTYNGSYENNMDCEWRVTTPETSLVRFHFESFDLENSTGCVFDYLELEDLSMPGFMLTG; this comes from the exons ATGGGGTCGAAGCCGGAGTGGGGAGCcagg aGCGGGCTGTGTGCCCTCTACGGCGGCCGCTGCCTCCCCTCGGACGCCTGGGTCTGCCACGCCCTCGGGGGACCGGCGGCGTGTGCTGACGGAGGCGACGTTTGCTGTGATG AATGTCCCTTCAAGACGCGCTCTCAATGCTTGGAAAACAACGGCGTCTGCAAATCGAGCTGCGCCCCCGACGAGCAAGCGTTGCAAGGCGGCTGCAGGGGAGACGGTTGCATCTGCTGCGCCTCCTGCAGGATCAGGCCGAGGTGCCAGGCGAGGGGCGGGTCCTGCGTCAAGGGCGTGACGGATTGTCCTTCGGGATTGGTCGACAGCACCGGCTGCGAGGGAGACCAGTGCATGTGCTGCCTGCCGGCTC ATGGAACCACCACGCAGTCGCCTCCAACCTGTAGTGGGGTAAAAG AAATCAACTCAACCTACGGGGTCATTAGCATGGGGTCAGAGGTCAACCCATACGAGAACAACCTGGACTGCGCGTGGCGAATCGAGGTCAGGCCGGGTCATCAGCTGACCTTGGTGTGGCTGAGGATCAACATCGAGGGCGAGATTGAGTGTGGTTTCGATTTTGTCGAGTTGGAGGTTGAAGGAGGAAGCGGAGagag cTCGAAATTCTGCGGATTCGAGATTCCTTCGCCTCCAACGACCACGCACACGACCCCCGTAGTCGTTCGTTTCCACTCCGATTCCTCTGTGACTGGCACTGGCTTCGTCTTGCTTCATTACGTGACACCGACGGGACGAG aacCGACGacgccccctccccatcccccttcccctcctcctcctccttccccacccactccccctccccctcccccgctcttcTGCAATGGATCATACG AGATGAGCGGTCTCTCGGGGAACATCAGAGCCACGTACCTCCACGCCTACGAGAACAACATGGACTGCGAGTGGAGGGTGACGACGCCGGAGAATTCCCTCGTCCACTTCCACTTCGAGAGCTTCGACCTCGAGGACTCCCCACGCTGCGACTTCGATTACCTGGAGCTGGAGGACCTGTCGGTGCCTGGTCTAATTCTGACGGG AGGTCGTCTGTGCGGCAGCGAAGTCCCAGACGACATCACGTCTTTCGGCAACGAGGTCGTCGTCAGATTCCACTCCGATTCTTCCGTCATGGGCCTCGGTTTCGTCCTCCACTTCGACGCTGTGTtcgccccgcctccccctcccccactcgtcTGCAATGGAACATATG CAGAGATGAACAGCCTCTTCGGCTACATCAGGCCGACCTACAACGGCAGCTACGAGAACAACATGGACTGCGAGTGGAGGGTGACGACGCCGGAGACTTCCCTGGTCCGCTTCCACTTCGAGAGCTTCGACCTGGAGAATTCCACAGGTTGCGTCTTCGATTACCTGGAGTTGGAGGACCTGTCGATGCCCGGTTTTATGCTGACGGGGTGA